The window GAATGTTGACCTTTTAACGTTGTTGGTCCTAACAATATATTGGAGTGATGCCGAAGTTTGATCACTAGGTGAAGTATTAACTTTCTTATAACGGTTTTAAATCACTTCATTTAATTTGTTTATCCGAATAGTAATCTTTTAAACGACATAATGTTGTTAATAGTAAATATGGGCTAAAGATTCTCTaagaaatattatataacatagTACAACTAAGCAAATTAATTTAGAATTGCAATGTTGAGATAGGCCGGTTTTTTTTCAGTTGATGAATGAATTTGTATAATCGAGTCTCAAATCCGAGAATTCATCCTTAAAACCTTGATGTCAAATAAGCTATAAGTCATCggcatataaaataataatcacaATGAGTAGATGGatcaattattatttgatttggtattttttaaaaaatatggtgGGAAAGGGACTTATTATTATCAATATGCATGAGAAATCAATTGGGACAATTGGTTGAGGAGTAGACGTCGACTCCCAAATGTCACTAAACCTTGTAAACTTGCTAATCAAGAGTTTATAATTACACTATGCTCACCCACATTTTGTTGCTCGTCggcttatttttttaatttttttttatctatcttTTGTTTTGACATTCAATTAGGCGAGCGaacttaaaaaatatcattacatTTGGgccaaagaaaaaagaaaaaaattaatgcaCGTGTACAAAAAAATTAGGTGTTAGCGACGGTCTGATATATGACTAACCTGACCAGTCTGATATATGCACGTGAACTAACCTGACCTGTCTGATATATGACTTTTATAAAATTGAATTGGCTTTCCAACCGTTTTGCCGGATTGTCATTTGGATAATTGATTTGTGAAGATTTTCAGTTTGAAAATGGAGAGGAAGAACATGCTGCCATTTTCtcatagtaataattttttctaGCAACTAACAAAAGTTAACATTTCGAGGTTTGTTGTTATGTCTCTTGAAATGCAATTTGATAAACAACCTCCTTTGCTTAGAAGAACTCGTCGTATAACTATAAGTACTCATCAATTATGGATATGCATGGGAATTGTATATCACGTTTACTTGGTAAAAAGTGAAGCAACATGAAGGAGAACTAAAAGTGTAAAAGGGAAGGGGGgttggaaaattttaaaactaaaaaaatatccaTCATACGTTTTTCATTTGTTAGGATTGTGGTTAATAATcgcttttttgtttttgtttttttttttttttttttttttttttttcatttttatcgtTAACTCATTCCAATATTTGGAAACTAATATCCAAATTACAAATTAAACtctatgtttaaaaaaaatttaaattgtatacaatttttttaagtagaaaaagtcgGATAAGAGCACAATTTGatacatgattatttatttatgcatttattttcatataataaaaggaaaataaaatcaaaaacaCAATTTTTACCCAATTGAATTGAGTGTCTTGATGCAAAGATTATTTATTGTACCCTTGAGTTGTGTCTTAATCTCAAAACTTGATTCGATTCCTCATGCAACTTTTTCTCGAACTTTAAATTGGccaaaattaagtaattaaattagAGAAGACAAAGAGTCAAAAGATAATCATGTCAATTAACATATCAAAGTGGATGTAAATCGATCTTTACAGGGCTCCCTCCTGTTCGAACATGGCACAACCCAGAGAAGATACCGGCAGCCAAAGTCTTCACCATGTCTCGACCATCATTCTCCCCTTAGTTCGTTATTTTAAATCCAATTTCTGAAACCTTTGATCAACTCGACAATCAAAACACGGTCAAACCAACGCCACAGATCAACTTTCTCCTCTTGGGTGGAGTTGTAATGGAAGCCTTTGGTGTGTAACCAACAACAAGAGCGTTTTAAAGTCATTAACAGTCATCCAAGATTCCAAATTAATACATCTTTAGAAACAGAGGAAATACTCACTTTTAAAGATATTAAATTCACTTATAAATACTGAGTGATTTGAAGACCTAATCATAATAAACTCCTCtcaggtaaaaaaaaaagagaagataaTTTATTGAACTCACTTAACATTACAAAAGTGGATCATACAAGAAATCATATCTTTGCACAATTATATAgaataaacaataaattctCAATGCAAAATAATAaggaaaaaatccaaaaaattaaaCGGGAATTAAAATCAGCATTTGGGAAGATCAAGTGGAGGAGGAAGAAGCTTTTGATTAGGAAGCTTTCCATCTAATACCAGCCAAGCCATCTTCAAACCCCAGCTCGTGTGAACTTCCAGATGACAATGCATGAACCATACACCTAATCATATTCCATCACCCAAGaattaaatattaacaaaattaagAGATCATTAAGagatcatatatatatacacatatatacatacacatatatacatatatatatatatatatatatggaacaTGTGAGTTCTTTTTgcaaacataaaaattcttatgtAGTAGGTGAATTTTGAGTGGTTAAAATGGTCAACAGAACAGTTTCCAcctaattataaaattttattgtacCTGGATTATCAGCCAAGAATCGAATGGCCACCCATCCTCCAGCGGGAACTCCAACTGTATTTCTCTCAACCGGGTCAACAAGATTGAAGTTTTTCGGGTCGTTTTTGGGGTCATAATTCCCAAACCCTTGTCCTACAACAAAGAAGTTGAATCCATGGAGATGGAGAGGATGGCTCTCAGCTCCAAGAATGCTCGTATCTTGCATTACCAACTCCACGCTCGTGTTAAACTTCAAAACCATCAGTTTCGTCCCATTGCTCACCATGGTGTTGTTGGGAGGATTCCCCGTGTAGTTAAACCAATGTAATGGACTGAAAGGGAAATCCGAGCTGTAAACGCCTCTTGATTGGCCGGTAAAATGGGCCTGGAGGAGTGCGGTTGTTGGCTGTATAAAGGATATGTTGCTCACAGATGCTGCAAGTCTTGCTCCATTCGGGCCCTGGCAGGTCTGGTTTCGACCACACGGGCTTGTCCCTAATCCTACCGTGAAAAAGAAGTGTTGGTCTATTTTTTGCGGGACGTTGGCTGGGAAGTGGGGTGTGGCTAAACTGCGGAGCCTTTTCGAGAATTTTGATGCGTAAGATGTGTCGTTTATAGGGCGCAGAACTGGTTTGTATAGGGGAAGTGTTTTCATTTGACCAATGGAGTGAAGGGTCTTGGATTCGTATTCGAGAATTCCAGCGACGGTGGAGTTGTCAAATGTTGCCGGGCCCGTAACATATGGCCTAGCAGTCATTAGAAAGGTAGCCCCTGGAAACTTCGGTTTTGTTCTTAAGAGAACATTTGTGGTCTGTCCAGGGGCAATTAGAATGGTGTTCGTTTTGAATGGTTTTACGTATACTGCATCCGCATCCACAACTGTGAGGCTGTGGTTCGCAATACTGAAGAAAAGTTCATC of the Primulina huaijiensis isolate GDHJ02 chromosome 1, ASM1229523v2, whole genome shotgun sequence genome contains:
- the LOC140986578 gene encoding laccase-17-like produces the protein MGAPEIKFLVSIQFLVGFVTLFLFSQHGQAITRNYEFKITMKNVTRLCHTKSIVTVNGQFPGPRIVAREGDRLLIKVTNHVPNNISIHWHGIRQLRSGWADGPAYVTQCPIQTGQSYVYNFTIVGQRGTLWWHAHISWLRSTLYGPLIILPKHNVPYPFEKPYKEVPIIFGEWFNADTEAIISQAIQTGGAPNVSDAYTINGLPGPLYNCSAKHTFKLRVQPGKTYLLRMINAALNDELFFSIANHSLTVVDADAVYVKPFKTNTILIAPGQTTNVLLRTKPKFPGATFLMTARPYVTGPATFDNSTVAGILEYESKTLHSIGQMKTLPLYKPVLRPINDTSYASKFSKRLRSLATPHFPANVPQKIDQHFFFTVGLGTSPCGRNQTCQGPNGARLAASVSNISFIQPTTALLQAHFTGQSRGVYSSDFPFSPLHWFNYTGNPPNNTMVSNGTKLMVLKFNTSVELVMQDTSILGAESHPLHLHGFNFFVVGQGFGNYDPKNDPKNFNLVDPVERNTVGVPAGGWVAIRFLADNPGVWFMHCHLEVHTSWGLKMAWLVLDGKLPNQKLLPPPLDLPKC